TTCACCACTTCAAAGAGTACCGCAAGCGCCTGCGGTGTGTTGAAATCATCACTCAAGGCTTCCAAAAACCTTGTTTCGTAATCCCTGATCTCTGCATCCACCTTCGGGACCAGTGGATAAGGGTATTTATCGTTGAATCGCCTCAGTGCTCCGTAAACCCTGTTAACCGCACGTTTGTTATCCTCGAGTGCTTCTTCGGAAAATTCTATCGGAGAACGGTAGTGCTTCGAAAGTAGGAAGAGTTTCACCGCGTCTTTCCCGTACCTTCCCACCGCTTCCCTGACCAGGAATATGTTCCCCACGCTCTTACTCATCTTATCCCCGCGAACGATTATCATCCCGTTGTGCATCCAGTACTTCGCGGGAGGTTTTCCGGTTAAAGCAATACTCTGCGCAATCTCATCTTCGTGGTGCGGAAAAATTAGGTCCTCCCCACCTCCGTGGAGATCAAACATTTCACCGAGCAACTTCTGAGACATCACGGAACATTCTATATGCCATCCGGGCCGTCCCTTGCACCATGGGCTGTCCCAAACTGGCTCTTGAGGCTTGCCCGATTTCCAGAGGACAAAATCGAGAGGGTCCTTCTTGTGCTCACTAACTTCCACCCGTGCACCGGCGATCAGGTCCTCGATCCTCTTTCCCGAGAGCATTCCGTAGTTTTCCAACTTACGCACACTGAAGTAGACATCGCCATTTGCTGTGGGATAGGCAAACCCTTTCTGAATCATCCGTTCGATGGCTTCAACGATTTCCGGAACGAAATCCGTGGTCCGGGGATGGAAGTTAGCCGCACGCACACCGAGGGTGTGGGCATCGTGGAAATACTCGGCGATAAACGTGTCGGCAACGGTTTTCCAATCGACACCCCATTCCCTCGCTTCGTTTATTATCTTGTCATCGATATCAGTGAAGTTTTGAACGAGCGTTACCTTGTATCCGACGTACTCGAGGAACCTTCTGAACGCGTCGAAAACGACCATCGGTCTTGCATTGCCAACGTGGATGTAGTTGTAAACTGTTGGGCCGCACACGTACATTCTTACTGAACCGGGCTCTATCGGCTCAAATTCAACTTTTTCCTTTCTGAGTGTGTCGTAAACGTAGACCTTCATACCACTTCCTCCCGCTCGATGTACTTCCGAATCCTCGCTGTTGTTTCATCCTTACCCAACGCTTCCAAGATGTCTATCAACTCCGGGCCCTCGGTCTTTCCGGTTAGTATCAGACGAAGGTTCATGTAAAACTCCTTACCCTTCAACCTTGCCGATTTCATCGCGTTCTTGAAAGCTGCGTAAATGGTCTCCTTTGTCCAAGCTTCCAACTTCTCAAGTTCACCCAGCAATGCTGTGTAAGTTTCTACAGCTTCGGGAATTTGCTCGGGCAAGTTTTCTGGGCGCTCGAAGAAGAACCTTGTCAGTTCCGGGAGTTCTGAAAGTTCTTCGATCCGGTCACGAACGGCAAGGATGATTTTCTTCAACCGTTCCTCTTCCACATCCCAGTTTAT
The sequence above is a segment of the Fervidobacterium thailandense genome. Coding sequences within it:
- the cysS gene encoding cysteine--tRNA ligase, which produces MKVYVYDTLRKEKVEFEPIEPGSVRMYVCGPTVYNYIHVGNARPMVVFDAFRRFLEYVGYKVTLVQNFTDIDDKIINEAREWGVDWKTVADTFIAEYFHDAHTLGVRAANFHPRTTDFVPEIVEAIERMIQKGFAYPTANGDVYFSVRKLENYGMLSGKRIEDLIAGARVEVSEHKKDPLDFVLWKSGKPQEPVWDSPWCKGRPGWHIECSVMSQKLLGEMFDLHGGGEDLIFPHHEDEIAQSIALTGKPPAKYWMHNGMIIVRGDKMSKSVGNIFLVREAVGRYGKDAVKLFLLSKHYRSPIEFSEEALEDNKRAVNRVYGALRRFNDKYPYPLVPKVDAEIRDYETRFLEALSDDFNTPQALAVLFEVVKELNRSMDEGSDERALKMYHLIKRVFGPILGLFDTGYETEQKASVESVDKLITSLIDLRSEFRKNKQYDIADKIRNALSEANIVLIDTPEGTKYEWR